In Cervus elaphus chromosome 3, mCerEla1.1, whole genome shotgun sequence, the following proteins share a genomic window:
- the LOC122682389 gene encoding cytochrome c oxidase assembly protein COX14 isoform X1, whose translation MGLTLKRDNMPTAKQLADIGYKTFSTSMMLLTVYGGYLCSVRAYHYFQRRSSQRQAAEEQKTSGAL comes from the exons ATGGGACTGACTTTGAAAA GGGACAACATGCCAACTGCCAAGCAACTAGCTGACATTGGCTACAAGACCTTCTCCACCTCCATGATGCTCCTCACTGTGTACGGGGGCTACCTCTGCAGTGTCCGAGCCTACCACTATTTCCAGCGGCGCAGCTCCCAGCGCCAGGCTGCAGAAGAACAGAAGACCTCAGGAGCCCTATAG
- the LOC122682389 gene encoding cytochrome c oxidase assembly protein COX14 isoform X2: MPTAKQLADIGYKTFSTSMMLLTVYGGYLCSVRAYHYFQRRSSQRQAAEEQKTSGAL; encoded by the coding sequence ATGCCAACTGCCAAGCAACTAGCTGACATTGGCTACAAGACCTTCTCCACCTCCATGATGCTCCTCACTGTGTACGGGGGCTACCTCTGCAGTGTCCGAGCCTACCACTATTTCCAGCGGCGCAGCTCCCAGCGCCAGGCTGCAGAAGAACAGAAGACCTCAGGAGCCCTATAG
- the SMARCD1 gene encoding SWI/SNF-related matrix-associated actin-dependent regulator of chromatin subfamily D member 1 — MAARAGFQSVAPSGGAGASGGAGAAAALGPGGTPGPPVRMGPAPGQGLYRSPMPGAAYPRPGMLPGSRMTPQGPSMGPPGYGGNPSVRPGLAQSGMDQSRKRPAPQQIQQVQQQAVQNRNHNAKKKKMADKILPQRIRELVPESQAYMDLLAFERKLDQTIMRKRLDIQEALKRPIKQKRKLRIFISNTFNPAKSDAEDGEGTVASWELRVEGRLLEDSALSKYDATKQKRKFSSFFKSLVIELDKDLYGPDNHLVEWHRTATTQETDGFQVKRPGDVNVRCTVLLMLDYQPPQFKLDPRLARLLGIHTQTRPVIIQALWQYIKTHKLQDPHEREFVICDKYLQQIFESQRMKFSEIPQRLHALLMPPEPIIINHVISVDPNDQKKTACYDIDVEVDDTLKTQMNSFLLSTASQQEIATLDNKIHETIETINQLKTQREFMLSFARDPQGFINDWLQSQCRDLKTMTDVVGNPEEERRAEFYFQPWAQEAVCRYFYSKVQQRRQELEQALGIRNT, encoded by the exons CTCCCCGATGCCTGGAGCGGCCTATCCG AGACCAGGTATGCTACCAGGCAGCCGAATGACACCTCAGGGACCTTCCATGGGACCCCCTGGCTATGGGGGGAACCCTTCAGTCCGACCTGGCCTGGCCCAGTCAGGGATGGACCAGTCCCGCAAGAGACCTGCGCCTCAGCAGATCCAGCAGGTCCAGCAGCAGGCGGTCCAAAATCGGAACCACAA tgcaaaaaaaaagaagatggctGACAAAATTCTACCTCAAAGG ATTCGTGAACTGGTACCAGAATCCCAGGCCTATATGGATCTCTTGGCTTTTGAAAGGAAACTGGACCAGACTATCATGAGGAAACGGCTAGATATCCAGGAGGCCTTGAAACGTCCCATCAAG CAAAAACGGAAGCTGcgaattttcatttctaacactTTCAATCCGGCTAAGTCAGATGCTGAGGATGGGGAAGGGACGGTGGCTTCCTGGGAACTTCGGGTAGAAGGACGGCTCCTGGAGGAT TCAGCTTTGTCCAAATATGATGccaccaaacaaaagaggaagttttcttctttttttaaatccttgGTGATTGAACTGGACAAAGACCTGTATGGACCAGACAACCATCTGGTAGAA TGGCACAGGACCGCCACTACCCAGGAGACGGATGGCTTCCAGGTGAAGCGGCCGGGAGATGTGAATGTACGATGTACTGTCCTGCTGATGCTGGATTACCAG CCTCCTCAGTTTAAATTAGACCCTCGTCTGGCTCGGCTACTGGGCATTCACACCCAGACCCGTCCGGTGATCATTCAAGCACTGTGGCAATATATTAAGACACACAAGCTCCAGGACCCACATGAGCGGGAGTTTGTCATTTGTGACAAGTACCTCCAGCAG ATCTTTGAGTCTCAACGTATGAAGTTTTCAGAGATTCCCCAACGGCTCCATGCCTTGCTTATGCCACCTGAGCCCATTATCATTAATCATGTCATCAG TGTTGACCCGAATGATCAGAAAAAGACAGCTTGTTATGACATTGATGTGGAAGTGGATGATACCTTGAAGACCCAGATGAATTCTTTTCTGCTGTCTACTGCCAGCCAGCAGGAGATTGCTACTCTAGACAACAAG aTCCACGAGACAATAGAAACTATCAATCAGCTGAAGACCCAGCGGGAGTTCATGCTGAGCTTTGCCAGAGACCCTCAGGGTTTCATCAATGACTGGCTTCAGTCCCAGTGCCGGGACCTCAAG ACCATGACTGATGTGGTGGGTAACCCAGAGGAGGAACGCCGAGCAGAGTTCTACTTCCAGCCTTGGGCCCAGGAGGCTGTGTGTCGATATTTCTACTCCAAG GTGCAGCAGAGACGACAAGAATTAGAGCAAGCCCTGGGAATCCGAAATACATAG
- the GPD1 gene encoding glycerol-3-phosphate dehydrogenase [NAD(+)], cytoplasmic: protein MTGKKVCIVGSGNWGSAIAKIVGGNAAQLAHFDPRVTMWVFEEDIGGRKLTEIINTEHENVKYLPGHKLPPNVVAVPDVVQAAADADILIFVVPHQFIGKICDQLKGHLKANTIGVSLIKGVDEGPKGLKLISEVIGEHLGIPMSVLMGANIANEVAEEKFCETTIGSKNLAHGQLLKELMQTPNFRVTVVQEVDTVEICGALKNIVAVGAGFCDGLGFGDNTKAAVIRLGLMEMIAFAKLFCSGSVSSATFLESCGVADLITTCYGGRNRKVAEAFARTGKSIEQLEKEMLNGQKLQGPQTARELHSILQHKGMVDKFPLFTAVYKVCYENLPVGEFIHCLQNHPEHV, encoded by the exons ATGACCGGCAAGAAAGTCTGCATTGTAGGCTCTGGCAACTG GGGCTCAGCCATCGCCAAGATTGTGGGTGGCAATGCAGCCCAGCTGGCACACTTTGACCCACGGGTGACCATGTGGGTGTTTGAGGAAGACATCGGGGGCAGAAAGCTGACAGAGATCATCAACACAGAGCACGAGAATGTCAAATACCTGCCAGGGCACAAGCTGCCCCCCAATGTG GTGGCTGTCCCTGATGTGGTCCAGGCTGCAGCGGATGCCGACATCCTGATCTTCGTGGTGCCCCATCAGTTCATCGGCAAGATCTGTGATCAGCTCAAGGGCCACCTGAAGGCCAACACCATTGGCGTGTCTCTTATTAAG GGGGTAGACGAGGGCCCCAAGGGGCTGAAGCTCATCTCTGAAGTGATTGGGGAGCACCTTGGCATCCCCATGAGCGTGCTGATGGGGGCCAACATTGCCAACGAGGTGGCTGAGGAGAAGTTCTGTGAGACAACCATCG GTAGCAAGAACCTGGCCCACGGACAGCTCCTGAAAGAGTTGATGCAGACACCCAATTTCCGCGTCACGGTGGTGCAGGAGGTGGACACAGTAGAGATCTGTGGGGCCTTAAAG AATATAGTGGCTGTGGGGGCTGGCTTCTGTGACGGCCTGGGCTTTGGCGACAACACCAAGGCGGCTGTGATCCGATTGGGACTCATGGAGATGATCGCCTTCGCCAAGCTCTTCTGCAGCGGCTCCGtgtcctctgccaccttcttggAGAGCTGCGGTGTTGCTGACCTCATCACTACCTGCTATGGAGGGCGGAACCGAAAGGTGGCCGAGGCCTTCGCCCGCACAGGAAAG tccattgAGCAGTTGGAGAAAGAGATGCTGAATGGACAGAAGCTGCAGGGGCCCCAGACAGCCCGGGAGCTGCACAGTATCCTCCAGCACAAAGGCATGGTGGATAA GTTCCCTCTGTTCACAGCTGTGTACAAGGTATGCTACGAGAACCTGCCAGTGGGGGAGTTCATCCACTGCCTGCAGAATCATCCAGAACATGTGTGA